CGCGAACTCGCGCCCTATCTCATCCGGCCCATCGCGCAACTGGCCGAAGAGGAAGCGTACACGGTCTTTTGCATCGAATCCCCGCTCCACGCGAAGGACGGCGCGACCTTGAGCGCCGAGGACTGGCTCAAGGTCCATCGCCGGGAAGTCGCCTCACTGCTCACGCAGGAACCGGACGTCGATCGCCTCTCGCGGCAGGAGGCAGACGAATCAACAGGGCGCCACCTCAGTTACTATGAGTATGATCTGGCGGTCATCGATTGGGATGCGGCCCTGATCGTGGATGGGCGACAGAATTTCGATGAAACGCTCTATGTCATGGAACTGGCCAATCTTCAATTGGCGGAACTGGAAGCCTACGATCGGATTCTCGACGAGGCGCTGGAGCGGTCCTATCGCGACCTTGGCGAGCGGCCGTTGCGGCGCAAGGGCGATGTGTTGCGTGAACTCCGCGAAATCCGCGTTGACCTCGCGCGACTGGGCGATGAGCTTTTGAACATCACCAAATTCTTTGGCGACTGGCACCTTGCTCGCATTTATGAAAACATTTCCGCCCGGTTCCATTTGAGCGACTGGCACCGGACCATCCACGTCAAACTCAAAACACTGGACAACCTCTACCAGTTGCTCCAGCACGACCAGACCAACCGCTGGATGCTGATGCTGGAGGGGACCATCGTCCTGCTGTTCATCGTTGACCTGGTTCTTCTCTTCATGGGGCTGAAGCATCCATGAGTCGCCGGTGCGGCAACCTCTGCTCAATCCTCGATGGCTTTTCCGCCGGTGTTGTGGCATTCTTGGACCAACCCGGCCGATGAACGTTCTGGAAAAATGTCTGACTCTGACTATCACGACACTGCTCCGCATTCTGCTGGGCGTTTACTTCCGCCGGATCGAGTGCTTTCACGCGGAACGCGTTCCTCACGACGGACCGGTCCTGTTTGTTTCGAATCATCCCGGGTCCGTTACTGACGCGTTCATCATCGGCACGTCGGTGCCGCGTCAGGTCCATTTCGTCGCCACTGTCAAACTCTTCGGTTTCCCGCCGCTGGCCTGGCTCCTGAAACAATGCGGCATCATCCCGATCAACCGGTTGAAAGACGATCCACGCGCCATGCGCTC
This Candidatus Angelobacter sp. DNA region includes the following protein-coding sequences:
- a CDS encoding 1-acyl-sn-glycerol-3-phosphate acyltransferase, giving the protein MNVLEKCLTLTITTLLRILLGVYFRRIECFHAERVPHDGPVLFVSNHPGSVTDAFIIGTSVPRQVHFVATVKLFGFPPLAWLLKQCGIIPINRLKDDPRAMRSVMDTFEACFKILERGGAIGIFPEGITYDDSQLKTVKTGAARMALELEHRHDGNLGLRIVP